In Lysobacter firmicutimachus, one genomic interval encodes:
- a CDS encoding amidohydrolase family protein translates to MFRPTRLLVATLACAFAAGAGAAEPVDLLIRHAAVVDVVAGKIRRDRAIAVRGDRIAGIVDDARAGDYAPERSLDAGGKYAIPALWDMHVHFGGGEALIEENKNLLPLYLAHGIAAVRDAAGDLSPSVFEWRDAVAAGRLEGPTIFTSGPKLEGYESIWPGDIEVGNPAEISAALDRLQGWKVDFVKITDNTLSPELFMDALQQARARGLKVSAHLPFVLNVDEVSAAGLSSIEHIEYAYKAGSTKEAEIGAMVRRGEIDAKEGWNRVQASFDRDTALAAYRRLAARGTAITPTLNGSYVATYLDRDDHRDDAYLQYIGPGLEATYAWRVERAAKDDAAAIERRHQRYRRNAAILPLLQRSGVRILAGTDAGFLNSFNYPGIGLHDEMQRFVESGLSPLQALQAATINGARFLGRDDHYGSLDTGKAADIVLLDADPLRDIAATRRIDAFVLRGKVYDRAALDALLDAVRRKVAEQRAAAKAAQAAAKTDER, encoded by the coding sequence ATGTTCCGACCGACCCGATTGCTCGTCGCCACGCTGGCCTGCGCCTTCGCTGCCGGGGCCGGCGCCGCCGAACCCGTCGATCTGCTGATCCGCCATGCCGCGGTGGTCGACGTGGTCGCCGGCAAGATCCGCCGCGACCGCGCCATCGCCGTGCGCGGCGACCGTATCGCGGGCATCGTCGACGATGCCCGCGCCGGCGACTACGCGCCCGAGCGCAGCCTCGACGCGGGCGGCAAGTACGCGATCCCGGCGCTGTGGGACATGCACGTCCACTTCGGCGGCGGCGAAGCGCTGATCGAAGAAAACAAGAACCTGCTGCCGCTGTATCTGGCCCACGGCATCGCCGCGGTACGCGACGCCGCCGGCGACCTGAGCCCGAGCGTGTTCGAGTGGCGCGACGCCGTCGCCGCCGGTCGGCTCGAGGGGCCGACCATCTTCACCTCCGGGCCGAAACTGGAAGGCTACGAGTCGATCTGGCCCGGCGACATCGAGGTCGGCAACCCGGCGGAAATCTCCGCCGCACTCGACCGCCTGCAGGGGTGGAAGGTCGATTTCGTCAAGATCACCGACAACACGCTCAGCCCGGAGTTGTTCATGGACGCGCTGCAACAAGCCCGTGCGCGCGGCCTGAAGGTGTCGGCGCACCTGCCGTTCGTGCTGAACGTCGACGAGGTCAGCGCCGCGGGGCTGAGCTCGATCGAGCACATCGAATACGCCTACAAGGCCGGCTCGACGAAGGAAGCCGAGATCGGGGCGATGGTCCGCCGCGGCGAGATCGACGCCAAGGAAGGCTGGAACCGGGTCCAGGCTAGTTTCGACCGCGATACCGCCCTCGCCGCCTACCGGCGCCTGGCCGCGCGCGGCACCGCAATCACCCCGACCCTCAACGGCAGCTACGTCGCCACCTACCTGGACCGCGACGACCACCGCGACGACGCCTATCTGCAATACATCGGCCCGGGGCTGGAGGCGACCTACGCCTGGCGGGTGGAGCGCGCGGCCAAGGACGACGCCGCGGCGATCGAGCGCCGCCACCAGCGCTACCGGCGCAACGCGGCGATCCTGCCGCTGCTGCAGCGCTCCGGCGTGCGCATCCTGGCCGGCACCGACGCCGGCTTCCTCAACTCCTTCAACTACCCCGGCATCGGCCTGCACGACGAAATGCAGCGCTTCGTCGAAAGCGGGCTGAGTCCGTTGCAGGCCCTGCAGGCGGCGACCATCAACGGCGCGCGCTTCCTCGGCCGCGACGACCACTATGGCTCGCTCGATACCGGCAAGGCTGCCGACATCGTCCTGCTCGACGCCGACCCGCTGCGCGACATCGCCGCCACCCGCCGCATCGACGCCTTCGTGCTGCGCGGCAAGGTCTACGATCGCGCGGCGCTGGACGCGCTGCTCGACGCAGTCAGGCGCAAAGTCGCCGAGCAACGCGCGGCGGCGAAGGCGGCGCAGGCCGCGGCGAAGACGGACGAGCGTTGA
- a CDS encoding DMT family transporter encodes MRLLLPILATLIWAGNTIVSKLSAGAIEPAAISFYRWLVALLALTPFMLPKVWKMRVQVRPYWRKLVVLAALGMVMYQSLAYFAAHSVSAMSMGLIIAAIPPMTMVIGMIVLRTRPSPGMLIGALISFVGLSWLLSAGHPAQLLQQGLGRGELMMLLASTSYAAYGVLVKRWALPIGNGESLYLQILCGTVLLLPGFLLAPSVALTAHNLPLVLYAGLLASTVAPWFWMRGLLRLGPDKTAVLMNLTPVFTAAFAVLFLGEPLQAYHWVGGVLTLLGVAVAQMLKQRPAPQLEARECAG; translated from the coding sequence ATGCGCCTGTTACTGCCGATCCTGGCCACGCTGATCTGGGCCGGCAACACGATCGTCAGCAAGCTCTCCGCCGGCGCGATCGAGCCGGCCGCGATTTCCTTCTACCGCTGGCTGGTCGCGCTGCTGGCGCTGACGCCGTTCATGCTGCCGAAAGTCTGGAAGATGCGCGTCCAGGTCCGCCCCTACTGGCGCAAGCTGGTGGTGCTGGCGGCGCTGGGCATGGTCATGTACCAGTCGCTGGCCTACTTCGCCGCGCACAGCGTCAGCGCCATGTCGATGGGCCTGATCATCGCCGCGATTCCGCCGATGACGATGGTGATCGGCATGATCGTACTGCGCACCCGCCCCTCGCCGGGCATGCTGATCGGCGCGCTGATTTCCTTCGTCGGCCTGAGCTGGCTGCTCAGCGCCGGCCATCCGGCGCAATTGCTGCAGCAGGGCCTGGGCCGCGGCGAACTGATGATGCTGCTGGCCTCGACCTCCTACGCCGCCTACGGCGTGCTGGTGAAGCGCTGGGCCTTGCCGATCGGCAACGGCGAATCGCTGTACTTGCAGATCTTGTGCGGCACGGTGTTGCTCCTGCCCGGCTTCCTGCTGGCGCCGTCGGTGGCGCTGACCGCGCACAACCTGCCGCTGGTGCTGTACGCCGGCCTGCTCGCCTCGACCGTCGCGCCGTGGTTCTGGATGCGCGGCCTGCTGCGCCTGGGTCCGGACAAGACCGCGGTGTTGATGAACCTCACCCCGGTGTTCACCGCCGCCTTCGCGGTGCTGTTCCTCGGCGAGCCCTTGCAGGCCTACCACTGGGTCGGCGGCGTGCTGACCCTGCTCGGGGTCGCAGTCGCGCAGATGCTGAAGCAACGTCCGGCTCCGCAGCTGGAAGCGCGCGAGTGCGCCGGCTGA
- a CDS encoding TlpA disulfide reductase family protein, with translation MSSPPDIPRPVSPTGQRWLWAALALASVLVVALGWQVGRMREDQRWLADRIVAPYVGMYVPRVALHGLDGRAIELGQPRGDSQVLFFFTTTCPHCRASLPQLKRVARQLPQASAGGAELIGVALASPGQARAYAREHALDFPLVAHDDRRTAALFRARKVPALLVIGRDGRVRYRHVGALNDKRTLRELLLAVRPAPPRAASSPAVAAAAARP, from the coding sequence ATGTCGTCGCCACCCGACATTCCCCGACCGGTTTCGCCGACCGGCCAGCGTTGGCTGTGGGCCGCGCTGGCTCTGGCCAGCGTTCTCGTCGTCGCCCTCGGCTGGCAGGTCGGGCGCATGCGCGAGGACCAGCGCTGGCTGGCCGACCGCATCGTCGCGCCCTACGTCGGCATGTACGTGCCGCGGGTGGCCCTGCACGGCCTCGACGGCCGGGCGATCGAACTCGGCCAGCCGCGCGGCGACAGTCAGGTGCTGTTCTTCTTCACCACCACCTGCCCCCACTGCCGCGCCTCGCTGCCGCAACTGAAACGGGTCGCGCGACAGTTGCCGCAAGCCTCCGCCGGCGGCGCCGAACTGATCGGCGTCGCCCTGGCCTCGCCCGGGCAGGCGCGCGCCTACGCCCGCGAACACGCCCTCGACTTCCCGCTGGTCGCTCACGACGACCGCCGCACCGCCGCGCTGTTCCGCGCACGCAAGGTGCCGGCACTGCTGGTGATCGGCCGCGACGGCCGGGTGCGCTATCGCCATGTCGGGGCCCTGAACGACAAACGGACCTTGCGCGAGCTGCTGCTCGCGGTACGGCCCGCGCCGCCGCGCGCGGCGTCCTCCCCGGCCGTCGCCGCTGCGGCGGCGCGGCCATGA
- a CDS encoding AAA family ATPase, translated as MRKVKRIATPPSLRRPELLEWAQALTEFYSRPADERQRQRVPFERYARLFLAGDVREALLAQFEGKCAYCESRLSAEAAIEQFRPVFAAADADGGASPDHYGWLAFEWRNQMLACRECSAAKRNRFPVDTPRALPMMPWRQVVASEGAMLIDPCRDDPKPHLGFHPRGELLALSDRGTVAIEVLALNRPGLIAARREAVERMLEAIVAQPHRLDQGFAVSELDALRRRAHTAAVDQALFSVYLLFARRVGLRAERDFRLARDLPRLLGHECEWERAAQAYLDDRWEAGLDEPGPEAPASPRAAQAHEPRWAPSYVERVRIFHFKGIEQVELRLGSVAARDGGAPGAMLLGENAAGKSTVLQALALALMDDRQRNGSRAQGLEFLPRQRASWDVSTERPYVEVLLSSGESKRVEIDSLGRFRSHAGGPPTMVLAYGARRFFRAHGRIPHHGLHRSLFDPFAVLEDPSNWLTEAPRAAFDAVARAMREIFALHGDDDIFRNHSGHVLVRAHGRVTPIERMSDGYRALFAMAVDIMRRMVEAWGNLEYAQGTVLIDEIDVHLHPRWKIEVMSALRRAMPRVQFVVSAHDALCLRGMRDGEVHVLYRDGDDSIRAREDLPNIELLRTDQLLTSDIFGLASTARPETEAALNRYAYLLGLPEPLPPETQERHRLAAALQALPRGDTPAEQLIGEATERYIEGRRRGSAVEREAMREDALDEIVRRLERQLGVEAGE; from the coding sequence ATGAGGAAAGTCAAACGGATCGCCACGCCGCCGTCGTTGCGACGGCCCGAGCTGCTGGAATGGGCGCAAGCGCTGACCGAGTTCTACAGCCGGCCGGCCGACGAGCGCCAGCGCCAGCGCGTGCCGTTCGAGCGCTATGCGCGGCTGTTCCTGGCCGGGGACGTGCGCGAGGCCTTGCTGGCCCAGTTCGAGGGAAAATGCGCGTATTGCGAGTCGCGTCTGTCGGCCGAGGCGGCGATCGAACAGTTCCGGCCGGTGTTCGCCGCGGCCGATGCCGACGGCGGCGCGAGTCCGGACCATTACGGCTGGCTCGCGTTCGAATGGCGCAATCAGATGCTGGCCTGTCGCGAATGCAGCGCGGCCAAGCGCAACCGCTTTCCGGTCGACACGCCGCGCGCCCTGCCGATGATGCCTTGGCGGCAGGTGGTGGCGAGCGAAGGCGCGATGCTGATTGACCCTTGCCGGGACGATCCGAAACCGCATCTGGGCTTCCATCCGCGCGGCGAGCTGCTGGCCCTGAGCGATCGCGGCACGGTCGCGATCGAAGTGCTGGCGCTGAATCGCCCGGGCCTGATCGCGGCGCGGCGCGAGGCCGTGGAACGGATGCTGGAAGCGATCGTCGCCCAGCCCCACCGCCTGGACCAGGGCTTCGCGGTGTCCGAGTTGGACGCGCTGCGGCGCCGGGCCCATACCGCAGCGGTCGACCAGGCCCTGTTCTCGGTCTATCTGCTGTTCGCGCGCCGGGTTGGCTTGCGCGCGGAACGCGATTTCCGCCTGGCACGCGACCTGCCGCGCCTGCTCGGCCACGAGTGCGAGTGGGAACGGGCCGCGCAGGCCTACCTGGACGATCGCTGGGAAGCGGGGCTGGACGAGCCCGGCCCCGAAGCGCCGGCGTCGCCGCGCGCGGCGCAGGCGCACGAGCCGCGTTGGGCCCCGTCCTATGTCGAGCGGGTGCGGATCTTCCATTTCAAGGGCATCGAGCAGGTCGAACTGCGCTTGGGCAGCGTCGCCGCGCGCGACGGCGGCGCGCCCGGGGCGATGTTGCTGGGCGAGAACGCCGCGGGCAAAAGCACCGTGTTGCAGGCGTTGGCGCTGGCCCTGATGGACGACCGACAGCGCAACGGCAGCCGCGCCCAGGGGTTGGAATTCCTGCCGCGGCAGCGTGCATCCTGGGACGTATCGACCGAACGGCCGTATGTCGAGGTATTGCTGTCCTCCGGCGAGAGCAAGCGGGTCGAGATCGATTCGCTGGGGAGGTTTCGTTCCCATGCGGGCGGTCCGCCGACGATGGTGCTGGCCTATGGCGCGCGCCGGTTCTTCCGGGCCCACGGCCGCATCCCGCACCACGGCCTCCATCGCAGCCTGTTCGATCCGTTCGCGGTGCTGGAGGACCCGTCGAACTGGCTGACCGAAGCGCCGCGCGCCGCCTTCGACGCCGTCGCCCGGGCCATGCGCGAAATCTTCGCCCTGCACGGCGACGACGACATTTTCCGCAACCACAGCGGCCACGTGCTGGTGCGCGCGCACGGCCGGGTCACGCCGATCGAGCGCATGAGCGACGGCTACCGCGCCTTGTTCGCGATGGCGGTGGACATCATGCGGCGCATGGTCGAGGCCTGGGGCAACCTGGAATACGCGCAGGGCACGGTGCTGATCGACGAGATCGACGTGCACCTGCACCCGCGCTGGAAGATCGAAGTCATGTCGGCGCTGCGCCGGGCCATGCCGCGGGTGCAGTTCGTGGTCAGCGCGCACGATGCGCTGTGCTTGCGCGGCATGCGCGACGGCGAAGTGCACGTGCTGTACCGCGACGGCGACGACAGCATCCGCGCGCGCGAGGACCTGCCCAACATCGAGCTGCTGCGCACCGATCAGTTGCTGACTTCGGACATCTTCGGCCTGGCCAGCACCGCACGGCCGGAGACCGAAGCGGCATTGAACCGCTACGCCTACCTGCTGGGCCTGCCCGAGCCGCTTCCGCCCGAGACGCAGGAGCGCCACCGGCTGGCGGCTGCGCTGCAGGCCTTGCCGCGCGGCGACACGCCGGCCGAGCAACTGATCGGCGAAGCCACCGAGCGCTACATCGAAGGCCGTCGACGCGGTTCGGCGGTCGAACGCGAGGCGATGCGCGAAGACGCGTTGGACGAGATCGTGCGCCGCCTGGAACGGCAGCTGGGCGTGGAGGCGGGCGAGTGA
- a CDS encoding helix-turn-helix domain-containing protein, whose protein sequence is MPRKHRFHYPYRTLPGPLLLRYEALAVDTESALHRHPWGQLAFVESGSMAFLVEGRPFFAPPGYAVWIPPRMDHSSHNRREVHCRLINIAERYTPLLPAAPGIVRLHPLFIAGVEDLFARGVEIPDTPADRRLARVLIDKLLATPMLARFVPQSEDRLLAPILDALQHRPGDNTTLAQWAQRVHTTERTLSRRCRDELGMSFSQWRQRLRFQQSIPLLEQGRSVQQVAADMGYASASAFIAMFNELSGSTPLKFRQGAGR, encoded by the coding sequence ATGCCGCGCAAGCACCGTTTCCATTACCCCTACCGGACCCTGCCGGGCCCGCTGCTGCTGCGCTACGAGGCGCTGGCGGTGGACACCGAAAGCGCGTTGCACCGGCACCCCTGGGGGCAGTTGGCCTTCGTCGAGTCCGGCAGCATGGCCTTCCTGGTCGAAGGCCGGCCGTTCTTCGCCCCGCCGGGCTATGCGGTGTGGATTCCGCCGCGCATGGACCATAGCTCGCACAACCGGCGCGAGGTGCATTGCCGGCTGATCAACATCGCCGAGCGCTACACGCCGCTGCTGCCGGCCGCGCCGGGCATCGTCCGCCTGCATCCCTTGTTCATAGCCGGGGTCGAGGACTTGTTCGCGCGCGGGGTGGAAATCCCCGATACCCCGGCCGACCGGCGCCTGGCGCGGGTGCTGATCGACAAGTTGCTGGCCACTCCGATGCTGGCGCGCTTCGTGCCGCAGAGCGAGGACCGCCTGTTGGCGCCGATCCTGGACGCGCTGCAGCACCGCCCCGGCGACAACACCACCCTGGCGCAATGGGCGCAGCGCGTGCATACCACCGAGCGCACGCTGAGCCGGCGCTGTCGCGACGAGTTGGGCATGTCGTTCAGCCAATGGCGGCAGCGACTGCGTTTCCAGCAGTCGATCCCGCTGCTGGAGCAGGGGCGCAGCGTGCAGCAGGTGGCGGCCGACATGGGGTATGCCAGCGCCTCGGCGTTCATCGCCATGTTCAACGAACTCAGCGGCAGCACGCCGCTGAAGTTCCGTCAGGGAGCGGGGCGGTAA
- a CDS encoding winged helix-turn-helix domain-containing protein, translating into MPQRIDRIKNLAAVSQFRIGALLVQPDRLAIVRDGTTTALEPRMMEVLVALAERAGEVVSAEQLLIEIWRGTFYGDNPVHKTIAQLRRRLGDSSREPEYIETIRKRGYRLVAPVAFPDDYRSGLPRAAAWTEGSPYVGLRSFDEAHAGVFFGRARATADLLSTLREQVQNQRRFVLVSGASGCGKTSLLRAGVMPLLQQAGGFDGLHALSTVYFDLGICRGGDVLARLAQALCGWSLGGRPVFLALEAPTLALQLRDAPDAVQARIADAFVRLSGQRAADAHLLLVIDHAEAAVAEPAILDRDREELGAALRNLCGCAGVAAIAITRSDFYPRLIEEVPGVAELKAGDGHIDLLTPRLGEIGQIIRAPAALAGLSFEEDPDSSVRLDDLLRDAAAQHPDSLPLLQHTLQALYERQAPGGVLSLAAYREIGGLEGALAHRAEQVYSELPSDAQASLEQVLAALIVIRPDSDAVTARRVSWSSLAAPAARELAEAFIRARLFVGELSGGEPGFGVAHEALLRQWPRAREWAHDNRQLLQARERLQRATRRWVDGGRRADHLLNPGRPLAEAQEAARRLPAELGPGEREFLRACERQQQRKRWLRTAALGGLGALALTATGLGLQAWQARREAERHRDQAQQLVGFMLGDLAEQLRPLGNLKLLDSVGSQALRYLERMPDARMQPRELLSHVRALRTVGEVLMNQGRFDEAHQAFERAAAALRQARRATPDSSEMLAESGTVAYWQGYYDFRQKRLDAAQAHWREYLRASETLVARAPADPRWQLELSYALNNLGTLAHTRQRSAEAADLFARSVAIKQRLLADKPDDKPLRFDLVDSLSWLSSSQEARGQLDDAAQGYLLQNRMLRELVASEPDADAWRRKLATSLLRTSILSIDRGHTEQAAAEVGETLSLLRALVRQQPDNSTWRRDLAHAYAHAGRIETLRGARQRAVALLREGRDSLAPLLTEQEPLPEWRRVGALLNLRLAEVDPQTATQPELVDRAVAELAALQAQAPGDAKSLAALAWALAWRGERLAARGQTELARNDWTRVRDLVAGRVADSSDRSLLDAWSRAQIHLGARDAATRQLEWLHSSGYRHPDFIAFYDASTH; encoded by the coding sequence ATGCCACAACGCATCGATCGGATCAAAAACCTCGCCGCGGTGTCGCAGTTCCGCATCGGCGCCCTGCTGGTCCAGCCCGACCGCCTGGCCATCGTCCGCGACGGCACGACCACCGCGCTGGAACCGCGCATGATGGAAGTGCTGGTCGCGCTGGCCGAGCGCGCCGGCGAGGTGGTGAGCGCCGAGCAGTTGCTGATCGAGATCTGGCGCGGCACCTTCTACGGCGACAATCCGGTCCACAAGACCATCGCCCAACTGCGGCGCCGGCTCGGCGACAGCAGCCGCGAACCCGAGTACATCGAGACCATCCGCAAGCGCGGCTATCGACTGGTCGCGCCGGTGGCCTTTCCCGACGATTACCGCAGCGGGCTGCCGCGCGCCGCCGCCTGGACCGAGGGCAGCCCTTACGTCGGCCTGCGCTCGTTCGACGAAGCCCATGCCGGCGTGTTCTTCGGCCGTGCCCGCGCCACCGCCGACCTGCTCTCGACCCTGCGCGAACAGGTGCAGAACCAGCGCCGTTTCGTCCTGGTCTCCGGCGCCAGCGGCTGCGGCAAGACCTCGCTGCTGCGCGCCGGGGTGATGCCGCTGCTGCAACAGGCCGGCGGCTTCGACGGCCTGCACGCACTGTCGACGGTGTACTTCGATCTGGGCATCTGCCGCGGCGGCGACGTGCTCGCGCGCTTGGCCCAGGCCTTGTGCGGCTGGAGCCTCGGCGGCCGCCCGGTGTTCCTGGCCTTGGAGGCGCCAACGCTGGCGCTGCAGTTGCGCGATGCGCCGGACGCGGTGCAGGCGCGCATCGCCGACGCCTTCGTGCGCCTGAGCGGGCAACGCGCCGCCGATGCGCACCTGCTGCTGGTGATCGACCACGCCGAAGCGGCGGTGGCCGAGCCGGCGATCCTCGATCGCGATCGCGAGGAACTCGGCGCCGCGCTGCGCAACCTGTGCGGCTGCGCCGGCGTGGCCGCGATCGCGATCACCCGCAGCGATTTCTATCCGCGCCTGATCGAAGAGGTGCCCGGCGTCGCCGAGCTCAAGGCCGGCGACGGCCATATCGACCTGCTGACCCCGCGCCTGGGCGAAATCGGCCAGATCATCCGCGCTCCGGCCGCATTGGCCGGCCTGAGTTTCGAAGAGGACCCCGACAGCTCGGTGCGCCTGGACGACCTGCTGCGCGACGCCGCCGCCCAGCACCCCGATTCGCTGCCGCTGCTGCAGCACACTCTGCAGGCGCTGTACGAACGCCAGGCCCCGGGCGGCGTGTTGAGCCTGGCCGCCTACCGCGAGATCGGCGGGCTGGAAGGCGCCCTCGCCCACCGCGCCGAACAGGTCTACAGCGAACTGCCCAGCGATGCCCAGGCCAGCCTGGAACAGGTGCTGGCGGCGCTGATCGTGATCCGCCCGGACAGCGATGCGGTCACCGCGCGCCGGGTATCGTGGTCGTCGCTGGCAGCGCCGGCGGCACGCGAATTGGCCGAGGCCTTCATCCGCGCGCGCCTGTTCGTCGGCGAACTCAGCGGCGGCGAGCCCGGCTTCGGCGTCGCCCACGAGGCCCTGCTGCGGCAATGGCCGCGCGCGCGCGAATGGGCGCACGACAACCGCCAGTTGCTGCAGGCGCGCGAACGCTTGCAGCGCGCGACCCGGCGCTGGGTCGACGGCGGACGCCGTGCCGATCACCTGCTCAACCCGGGCCGCCCCTTGGCCGAAGCGCAGGAAGCCGCACGCCGGCTGCCGGCCGAACTCGGCCCCGGCGAACGCGAGTTCCTGCGCGCCTGCGAACGCCAGCAACAGCGCAAACGCTGGCTGCGCACCGCCGCTCTCGGCGGCCTCGGCGCCCTGGCCTTGACCGCGACCGGGTTGGGCCTGCAGGCCTGGCAGGCGCGGCGCGAAGCCGAACGCCATCGCGACCAGGCCCAGCAATTGGTCGGCTTCATGCTCGGCGACCTGGCCGAGCAACTGCGGCCGCTCGGCAATCTCAAGCTGCTCGACAGCGTCGGCAGCCAGGCCCTGCGCTATCTGGAGCGCATGCCGGACGCGCGGATGCAGCCGCGCGAACTGCTCAGCCACGTGCGCGCCCTGCGCACGGTGGGCGAAGTGCTGATGAACCAGGGGCGTTTCGACGAGGCCCACCAGGCCTTCGAGCGCGCCGCGGCCGCCTTGCGCCAGGCTCGCCGAGCGACCCCGGACTCGTCGGAGATGCTGGCCGAATCGGGCACGGTCGCCTACTGGCAGGGCTATTACGACTTCCGGCAAAAGCGCCTCGACGCTGCGCAAGCCCACTGGCGCGAGTATCTGCGCGCCAGCGAGACGCTGGTCGCGCGCGCGCCGGCCGACCCGCGCTGGCAGTTGGAGTTGTCCTACGCGCTCAACAATCTCGGCACCCTCGCCCACACCCGCCAGCGCAGCGCCGAAGCCGCCGACCTGTTCGCGCGCTCGGTGGCGATCAAGCAGCGGTTGCTGGCGGACAAGCCCGACGACAAGCCGCTGCGCTTCGATCTGGTCGACAGCCTGTCCTGGCTCAGCAGTTCGCAGGAGGCGCGCGGACAACTGGACGACGCCGCGCAAGGCTATTTACTGCAGAACCGGATGCTGCGCGAACTGGTCGCCAGCGAACCCGATGCCGACGCCTGGCGGCGCAAACTGGCGACATCGCTGCTGCGCACCTCGATCCTGTCCATCGACCGCGGCCATACCGAGCAGGCCGCGGCCGAAGTCGGCGAAACCCTGAGCCTGTTGCGCGCGCTGGTCCGCCAGCAACCCGACAACAGTACCTGGCGCCGCGATCTCGCCCACGCCTATGCGCATGCGGGCCGGATCGAGACCTTGCGCGGCGCGCGCCAACGCGCGGTCGCGCTGCTGCGCGAGGGGCGCGACAGTCTGGCGCCGCTGCTGACCGAGCAAGAGCCCTTGCCGGAGTGGCGTCGGGTCGGCGCGCTGCTGAACCTGCGCCTGGCCGAGGTCGACCCGCAGACAGCGACTCAGCCTGAATTGGTGGATCGCGCCGTCGCCGAACTCGCCGCGCTGCAGGCGCAGGCGCCGGGCGACGCCAAGAGCCTGGCCGCCTTGGCCTGGGCCCTGGCCTGGCGCGGCGAACGGCTCGCCGCCCGCGGCCAGACCGAACTCGCCCGCAACGATTGGACCCGGGTGCGCGACCTGGTCGCCGGACGCGTCGCCGATTCCAGCGACCGTTCCCTGCTGGATGCCTGGTCCCGCGCGCAAATCCATCTCGGCGCGCGCGACGCGGCGACGCGCCAGCTCGAATGGCTGCACAGCAGCGGCTATCGCCACCCCGACTTCATCGCCTTCTACGACGCATCCACCCACTAG